A stretch of Castanea sativa cultivar Marrone di Chiusa Pesio chromosome 2, ASM4071231v1 DNA encodes these proteins:
- the LOC142625319 gene encoding LOW QUALITY PROTEIN: LRR receptor-like serine/threonine-protein kinase HSL2 (The sequence of the model RefSeq protein was modified relative to this genomic sequence to represent the inferred CDS: deleted 1 base in 1 codon), producing the protein MMTHLTPKALVVLFFLFLHCFSLALSLASDSEILIRVKKTQLDDSNGSLNDWVSNPEHNPCNWSGISCDPHKHTVISIYLAGFNLSGRFPFGFCQIRTLQNLSLANNTLNGKITSRAFSRCSHLHFLSLANNYFGGKLPDFSPEFTNLENLDLSDNFFTGRIPVSFGLRFPALRFLYLRSNDITDSIPSFLGNLRELTLLELILNPLTPGPLPSEIGNLTKLEIMSFSSLNLIGTVPDSIGKLVSLKNLDLSNNSLSGEIPESIGGLKSIEQIELYQNQLSGGLPETIANLRTLLRLDVSQNNLSGTLSEKIAAMPLNSLNLNDNFFEGQVPEVLASNPVLYELKIFNNSFSGQLPKNLGKNSDLVNIDVSTNKFTGELPMYLCYWKKLERLITFKNSFSGTIPESYGECDSLNYVRIEQNELSGEVPEGFWSHPGLTRLQMYNNRLQGSISHNISLASGLVAISIAGNNFTGEIPVEICQLQQLVEFSLSQNQFPGVLPTCITGLKKLQKVLVQENMLSGEIPRNVSSLNWSALSYFNLSGNRFSGTIPPDLGTLPVLTYLDLSRNLLTGEIPESLTKLKLTEFNLSNNNLDGRVPLEFDTKFYLPSLLDNPKLCSNTLKPLAPCSRPRTASSYTVLVLLGFSVIILVLSLVWLYKTKFPPLGDPKPKLRSPMKAIAFQRVGFTEQDIFPYLRAFAAVELNNRIGWVGSGRVYKVKLKTGQTVAVKKLWGKTQNPDLDLETLFRSEVETLGLIRHTNVLKLLFCCSNEECRLLVYEYMENGSLGDVLHGDHDSVGLLDWPKRFMIALGTAQGLAYLHHDCVPPIVHRDVKSNNILLDQDLRPRVADFGLAKSLHHEVGGGPGAMSGVAGSYGYIAPEYGHTLRVTEKSDVYNFGVVLLELITGKRPIDPSFGDNNDLVKWVSGIVISSSEEGSSDGIRNIDLGQLIDPKLDPFSCDCGEIEKVLIVALLCTAALPNKRPSMRKVVELLQDKKLARPCKMMQNNFDG; encoded by the exons ATGATGACACACCTAACACCCAAAGCCCTTGTGGTCCTGTTTTTCTTGTTCTTGCACTGCTTTTCACTGGCGCTTTCACTGGCATCTGATTCTGAGATTTTGATTCGGGTCAAGAAGACCCAACTGGATGACTCGAATGGCAGCCTCAACGATTGGGTTTCGAACCCTGAACATAATCCATGTAATTGGAGTGGCATTTCTTGTGACCCTCACAAACACACTGTTATTTCGATTTACCTGGCTGGTTTCAATCTCTCTGGCCGGTTCCCGTTTGGATTCTGTCAGATTCGGACCCTTCAAAACCTCTCTCTCGCGAACAATACCCTCAACGGTAAAATCACTTCCCGGGCCTTTTCTAGGTGTTCACATCTTCATTTTCTAAGCCTCGCGAATAACTACTTCGGCGGAAAGTTGCCGGACTTCTCGCCGGAGTTTACAAATTTGGAAAATCTCGATCTCTCTGACAACTTTTTCACTGGGAGAATTCCGGTGAGCTTTGGCCTGCGGTTCCCGGCGCTGAGATTCCTATACCTAAGATCAAACGATATCACAGACTCAATCCCTTCATTTTTAGGTAATCTACGTGAGTTAACTCTGTTAGAGCTAATTCTTAATCCATTAACGCCTGGTCCTTTACCTTCAGAGATTGGAAACCTGACCAAGCTCGAGATTATgtctttttcaagtttgaatCTGATTGGGACAGTACCGGACTCAATTGGGAAACTTGTCTCGCTCAAGAACCTAGACTTATCCAACAATTCACTTTCAGGTGAAATTCCAGAGAGTATTGGCGGATTAAAAAGCATTGAACAAATCGAGCTTTATCAAAATCAG TTGAGCGGTGGATTGCCAGAGACCATAGCAAATTTGAGGACTTTGCTTAGACTAGATGTCTCTCAAAACAACCTCAGCGGTACACTATCTGAAAAGATTGCCGCAATGCCATTGAACTCTCTTAACCTCAACGACAATTTTTTCGAAGGTCAAGTCCCTGAAGTTTTAGCTTCGAACCCGGTTCTATATGAGCTGAAAATCTTCAACAACAGCTTTTCTGGACAACTACCCAAAAATCTTGGGAAAAATTCTGACTTGGTGAATATTGATGTTTCTACGAACAAATTCACTGGTGAGTTGCCCATGTACCTCTGCTACTGGAAGAAGCTCGAGAGGTTAATCACATTTAAGAACAGCTTCTCTGGAACAATACCAGAGTCATACGGTGAGTGCGATTCTCTTAACTATGTCAGGATTGAGCAAAATGAACTATCCGGTGAAGTACCTGAGGGTTTTTGGAGTCATCCTGGGCTTACTCGCCTCCAAATGTATAACAATAGGTTACAGGGTTCCATTTCGCATAACATATCTCTTGCCTCCGGGCTCGTTGCCATCTCGATCGCTGGAAATAATTTCACCGGAGAGATTCCCGTGGAAATTTGCCAGCTGCAACAACTAGTCGAGTTCTCGCTGAGCCAAAACCAGTTTCCCGGGGTGTTGCCGACTTGTATAACAGGATTGAAGAAGTTGCAGAAAGTTCTTGTCCAAGAGAACATGTTATCCGGCGAAATTCCAAGAAATGTGAGCTCGCTGAACTGGTCGGCCTTGTCCTATTTTAACCTATCGGGAAACAGATTTTCCGGCACTATACCGCCTGACTTGGGGACCTTACCGGTGCTAACGTATCTTGATCTCTCCAGAAACTTGCTCACAGGAGAGATTCCTGAGTCTTTGACGAAGCTCAAGCTGACAGAGTTTAACCTCTCCAACAACAATCTTGATGGTAGAGTACCTTTGGAGTTCGACACCAAGTTTTATCTACCGAGCCTATTGGATAACCCAAAACTCTGTAGCAACACTTTGAAACCCTTGGCACCATGTTCGAGACCCAGAACCGCCTCTTCCTATACTGTATTAGTTCTTTTAGGTTTTAGTGTTATAATCCTGGTACTGTCTCTGGTATGGCTTTACAAAACCAAATTTCCACCACTTGGTGATCCAAAACCCAAACTCAGAAGCCCAATGAAGGCAATCGCATTCCAACGAGTTGGGTTCACTGAGCAAGACATTTTCCCGTATCTAAGAGCatttgcagcagtggagctaaata ATCGGATCgggtgggtcgggtcgggtcgggtatATAAGGTGAAGCTCAAAACGGGTCAAACAGTAGCGGTTAAGAAGCTCTGGGGAAAGACCCAAAACCCGGATTTGGATTTAGAAACGCTGTTCCGATCCGAAGTGGAGACACTGGGTCTGATCCGCCACACCAATGTTTTGAAGTTGTTGTTTTGTTGTAGTAACGAGGAGTGCAGACTTTTGGTGTACGAGTACATGGAAAATGGGAGCCTGGGTGACGTGTTGCATGGAGATCATGATAGTGTAGGTTTGTTGGATTGGCCCAAGAGGTTCATGATAGCATTGGGTACGGCTCAGGGACTGGCGTATCTTCACCATGACTGTGTTCCACCTATCGTGCACCGGGATGTGAAGAGTAACAATATTTTGTTGGACCAGGATTTGAGGCCACGTGTGGCGGATTTTGGCCTGGCTAAGTCATTGCACCATGAGGTGGGCGGGGGTCCAGGTGCTATGTCCGGAGTTGCTGGCTCCTATGGCTACATTGCACCAG AGTACGGTCACACTCTAAGAGTGACAGAGAAGAGCGATGTTTATAATTTTGGTGTGGTGCTATTAGAATTGATAACCGGTAAAAGACCAATTGACCCCTCCTTTGGTGATAACAACGATTTGGTGAAGTGGGTTTCAGGGATTGTCATATCATCTTCTGAAGAAGGAAGTAGTGATGGTATCCGAAACATTGATTTGGGCCAGCTTATAGACCCGAAGTTGGATCCATTTTCATGTGACTGTGGAGAGATTGAGAAGGTTTTGATTGTAGCTCTTCTTTGTACCGCCGCATTACCCAATAAGAGACCCTCCATGAGAAAAGTGGTTGAATTACTGCAGGATAAGAAACTTGCTCGTCCGTGCAAAATGatgcaaaataattttgatgGATAA
- the LOC142625584 gene encoding tubulin alpha-1 chain has protein sequence MRECISIHIGQAGIQVGNACWELYCLEHGIQPDGQMPSDKTVGGGDDAFNTFFSETGAGKHVPRAIFVDLEPTVIDEVRTGTYRQLFHPEQLISGKEDAANNFARGHYTIGKEIVDLCLDRIRKLADNCTGLQGFLVFNAVGGGTGSGLGSLLLERLSVDYGKKSKLGFTVYPSPQVSTSVVEPYNSVLSTHSLLEHTDVAVLLDNEAIYDICRRSLDIERPTYTNLNRLVSQVISSLTASLRFDGALNVDVTEFQTNLVPYPRIHFMLSSYAPVISAEKAYHEQLSVAEITNSAFEPSSMMAKCDPRHGKYMACCLMYRGDVVPKDVNAAVATIKTKRTIQFVDWCPTGFKCGINYQPPTVVPGGDLAKVQRAVCMISNSTSVAEVFSRIDHKFDLMYAKRAFVHWYVGEGMEEGEFSEAREDLAALEKDYEEVGAESAEGDEGDEGDEY, from the exons ATGAGAGAGTGCATCTCGATCCACATCGGCCAGGCCGGTATTCAGGTCGGCAATGCGTGCTGGGAACTTTATTGCCTCGAGCATGGCATTCAG CCTGATGGCCAGATGCCGAGTGATAAGACTGTTGGGGGTGGTGATGATGCTTTCAACACCTTCTTCAGTGAAACAGGAGCTGGGAAGCATGTACCCCGTGCAATTTTTGTAGATCTTGAGCCCACCGTCATTGATGAAGTTAGGACTGGGACATACAGGCAACTCTTTCACCCTGAACAGCTCATCAGCGGCAAGGAAGATGCTGCGAACAACTTTGCCCGTGGCCACTATACCa TTGGGAAAGAGATAGTCGATCTGTGCTTGGATCGAATCCGAAAGCTTGCTGACAACTGCACTGGTCTGCAAGGGTTTCTGGTTTTCAATGCTGTAGGTGGGGGCACTGGTTCTGGTCTTGGCTCCCTTCTCCTGGAACGACTGTCAGTGGACTATGGCAAAAAGTCTAAGCTTGGGTTCACTGTTTATCCATCGCCACAGGTGTCCACCTCCGTTGTTGAGCCCTACAATAGTGTCCTCTCTACCCACTCCCTTCTGGAACACACCGATGTTGCTGTGCTGCTTGATAATGAGGCAATCTATGACATCTGCAGGCGCTCCCTTGACATTGAGCGCCCCACCTACACCAATCTTAATCGATTGGTCTCTCAG GTGATATCATCACTTACTGCCTCTCTTAGGTTCGACGGTGCCTTGAATGTAGATGTGACTGAGTTCCAGACTAACCTGGTCCCATACCCCAGGATTCACTTTATGCTTTCATCTTATGCTCCTGTGATCTCAGCTGAGAAGGCCTACCATGAGCAGCTATCAGTTGCAGAGATCACCAACAGTGCATTTGAGCCTTCATCCATGATGGCCAAGTGTGATCCTCGCCATGGCAAGTACATGGCGTGTTGTTTGATGTACAGAGGAGATGTGGTGCCCAAGGATGTGAATGCTGCTGTGGCTACCATCAAGACCAAGCGCACCATCCAATTTGTTGACTGGTGCCCTACTGGATTCAAGTGTGGTATCAACTATCAGCCCCCAACTGTTGTTCCTGGTGGTGATCTTGCCAAGGTTCAGAGGGCAGTGTGCATGATCTCAAACTCCACCAGTGTTGCTGAAGTGTTCTCACGCATTGATCACAAGTTTGACCTTATGTATGCAAAGAGGGCATTTGTGCACTGGTATGTTGGTGAGGGCATGGAGGAAGGTGAATTCTCTGAGGCCCGTGAGGACCTTGCTGCCCTTGAGAAAGATTACGAGGAGGTTGGTGCTGAGTCTGCTGAGGGTGACGAAGGTGATGAGGGAGATGAGTACTGA